One window from the genome of Borrelia puertoricensis encodes:
- a CDS encoding tyrosine-type recombinase/integrase — protein MKGKHLINCSLNLKIKELEMQNERLSEELTLIKSQSKTRHTKKLSPPLRFYLNDKTIRLVKRCIERFKEQDPISGWFVHLLSITGCRGVEMQNVKLTDIYKETCSNGEVFYSIRVNVAKKRSNICIREVVISKSEFKSIMQAHQNYFLSKGKDTRRTYLFQKSKLKFRDNKINITEISKQFKELLIKGGFKHRKSLHILRNIFIASLKSRGYNSFEIKELMKYSSTSEIDNVYGLSSASKIQAYRDIKTSLK, from the coding sequence CTTAAGTGAAGAATTAACTTTAATTAAAAGTCAAAGCAAAACTAGACATACTAAAAAATTATCCCCTCCTTTAAGATTTTATCTAAATGACAAGACAATTAGACTTGTAAAACGCTGTATAGAGAGATTTAAAGAACAAGACCCAATATCTGGATGGTTTGTACACTTACTCTCAATTACTGGTTGTAGGGGTGTTGAGATGCAAAATGTAAAACTTACTGACATATATAAAGAGACGTGTAGTAATGGTGAAGTATTTTATTCTATTCGCGTTAATGTAGCTAAAAAGCGTAGCAATATCTGTATTAGAGAAGTAGTCATTAGTAAATCTGAATTTAAATCTATAATGCAAGCCCATCAAAACTACTTTTTATCTAAAGGAAAAGACACAAGACGTACATATCTATTTCAAAAAAGTAAACTTAAATTTCGTGACAATAAAATTAACATAACTGAAATTTCAAAACAGTTTAAGGAATTACTCATTAAGGGAGGATTTAAACATCGCAAATCTTTGCATATACTTCGTAATATATTTATAGCATCATTAAAGTCTAGAGGATATAATTCATTTGAAATTAAAGAGCTTATGAAATACTCATCTACTTCTGAGATTGATAATGTTTATGGTCTCTCAAGTGCAAGTAAAATACAGGCTTACAGAGATATCAAAACTAGCTTGAAATAA